Part of the Candidatus Zixiibacteriota bacterium genome is shown below.
CTGGGTGGTGATTCTCTGGAGCCAGAGGCCGGGTTTGATAAGTACCTGGGTTAGTTTATTGTCACGGGTCTTCCCGGATAATTTCAATAGTTCATAGGAGATTCCGGCCACCAGAGGCAGAAGCATGAGGTGCAGGCCGAAGCGGGTCAAGAGCGCCGGCGGATAACCGGTGATCAAATAAAAGATCGTATCCGATATCGAATAGGTCAGAATTGCCAAAATCGCCACGATCAGGATAAAACTCGTTCCGCAACGGGGATGAAGCCGGGTGTAACTGGCGGCGTTTTCGGGGGTAAGATCGACCCCGTTTTCATAGGCGAAAATTGATTTGTGTTCGGCGCCATGGTACTCAAACACGCGCCTGAATTCGCCGAAACGGGAGATCATCCAGACATACGCAAGAAACATCAAAACCCGGATTACGCCGGCAACGAGATTGAATGACAGTGCTTCACGACTGACCCCGATAAGCGATGAGAAAAACAGTGGCAGAAAGAAAAAGATGCCTATACCGAGTGCGAAAGCGATTACCGCGGTAA
Proteins encoded:
- a CDS encoding DUF1385 domain-containing protein; translated protein: TAVIAFALGIGIFFFLPLFFSSLIGVSREALSFNLVAGVIRVLMFLAYVWMISRFGEFRRVFEYHGAEHKSIFAYENGVDLTPENAASYTRLHPRCGTSFILIVAILAILTYSISDTIFYLITGYPPALLTRFGLHLMLLPLVAGISYELLKLSGKTRDNKLTQVLIKPGLWLQRITTQEPDHSQLEVAIAALKNSLRMETPEKVEAH